The following coding sequences are from one Salinicoccus sp. Bachu38 window:
- a CDS encoding DUF1572 family protein, whose protein sequence is MKFEQEFLNVIRTRFKEIKRLGDRTLDQLSDADMHWRYNEASNTIAILAKHLRGNMYSRWTGVFTSDGEKADRGRDDEFEDDLDTKADVIAAWEDGWQVFFNALNSFTVEDLLRTQKIRGEDHTILEALERQHSHYATHIGQMMFIGKQIKGEDWQSLSIPKGKSEEYLKRETDGEA, encoded by the coding sequence ATGAAATTTGAACAGGAGTTCCTGAATGTCATCCGCACACGGTTCAAGGAGATAAAACGCCTCGGCGACCGGACGCTGGATCAGTTGTCGGATGCGGATATGCATTGGAGATACAATGAGGCATCGAATACGATTGCGATATTGGCGAAGCATCTGCGGGGCAACATGTATTCCCGGTGGACGGGTGTATTCACGTCAGACGGGGAGAAGGCGGATCGCGGACGGGATGATGAATTCGAGGATGACCTCGATACGAAAGCGGATGTGATCGCCGCCTGGGAGGATGGCTGGCAGGTTTTCTTCAATGCACTGAACAGCTTCACGGTGGAAGATCTGCTGCGCACTCAGAAGATCCGGGGTGAAGACCACACGATCCTGGAAGCGCTGGAGCGGCAGCATTCGCACTATGCGACGCATATTGGACAGATGATGTTCATCGGCAAGCAGATTAAAGGGGAGGACTGGCAGTCGCTGAGCATACCGAAGGGGAAATCCGAGGAATACTTGAAAAGAGAGACGGACGGGGAAGCGTAG
- a CDS encoding YkvI family membrane protein: MSSQQEPLKIGFAYVGVVLGAGFSTGQEMLQFFTNYGTMSYWAVILSGLVIMFIGRQASKLGNRLDAESHLEPINEMFGEKLGKIIDYILIFFLYGVMVIMLAGAGSAFYESFGVPSWLGSLILAIAVFITLNLSFNKILVALGAVTPFLIAFVMIIAVYSFLNPSVPFSEANTYTDVAKSPSGVWWWDALTYSGIVLAMAFSLLSIMGSQASGMKAARKGGLFGGIMLLVLLILLNGGLLARIDVTHAAEIPSLILAREIHPILGLGLSLVMLLVIYNTAVGMLYPFLIRFSDPYTKRYRILLGGGLVIGYFLSLVGFVGLVNFFYPILGYVGLLLGAALTVRWLRSKFATKQTAQ, encoded by the coding sequence TTGAGTAGTCAACAGGAACCTCTCAAGATCGGGTTTGCCTATGTCGGTGTGGTACTGGGTGCAGGATTCTCCACCGGACAGGAAATGCTGCAGTTCTTCACCAACTACGGAACAATGAGCTATTGGGCGGTCATACTGTCCGGCCTGGTCATCATGTTCATCGGCCGTCAGGCATCAAAACTTGGAAATCGTCTGGATGCAGAATCGCACCTGGAACCGATCAACGAAATGTTCGGAGAAAAACTCGGGAAAATCATCGACTACATATTGATATTCTTCCTATACGGCGTCATGGTCATCATGCTTGCCGGTGCAGGGTCGGCCTTCTATGAAAGCTTCGGCGTCCCTTCATGGCTCGGCTCGCTGATTCTGGCAATCGCAGTATTCATCACATTGAATTTGAGCTTCAACAAAATCCTCGTGGCACTCGGCGCAGTGACACCATTCCTGATTGCGTTCGTCATGATCATTGCGGTGTACAGCTTCCTGAACCCGAGCGTACCCTTCAGCGAGGCCAACACGTACACGGATGTAGCGAAATCACCATCGGGTGTCTGGTGGTGGGACGCGCTGACATACAGTGGAATCGTCCTGGCGATGGCGTTCAGCCTGCTGTCCATCATGGGCTCACAGGCTTCCGGGATGAAAGCGGCACGTAAGGGCGGACTCTTCGGCGGCATCATGCTGCTCGTCCTCCTGATACTGTTGAACGGCGGACTGCTGGCACGCATCGATGTGACCCATGCGGCAGAAATCCCTTCACTGATACTGGCAAGGGAGATCCACCCGATACTCGGACTGGGACTTTCACTCGTCATGCTGCTGGTCATCTACAACACGGCAGTCGGCATGCTCTACCCATTCCTGATACGCTTCTCGGATCCATATACGAAACGCTACAGGATCCTGCTCGGCGGCGGCCTCGTCATCGGCTACTTCCTGAGCCTTGTCGGCTTCGTCGGCCTCGTGAACTTCTTCTATCCAATCCTTGGATATGTCGGGCTTCTGCTCGGTGCAGCATTGACCGTCAGATGGCTGAGAAGCAAGTTTGCAACGAAACAGACGGCACAATAG
- a CDS encoding DUF1028 domain-containing protein: MLELNTFSITARCGKTGQLGVAVSTKLPAVGMLCPFVKAGTGAIATQSFVNPYIGIRGLEYLSLGMTAEEAKEKIIAEEQDLELRQFAIVDRHGNTAAFSGERCEGYYNHFEGDGFVVAGNMLVNEKTLTDMKRTYEIHSDLELSERLLRVLQAGQRAGGDKRGKQSAALKVYDTEDYPLVDLRVDEHEDPVAELTRVYDVTREELFPFMPQMPTKQDPGGSFNPDEV; the protein is encoded by the coding sequence ATGCTTGAACTCAATACGTTTTCCATTACAGCACGGTGCGGGAAAACCGGACAGCTGGGTGTCGCGGTATCGACGAAGCTGCCGGCGGTGGGCATGCTTTGCCCATTCGTCAAAGCAGGTACCGGTGCCATCGCGACCCAGTCGTTCGTCAATCCATACATCGGCATCCGGGGCCTGGAGTACCTCTCTCTGGGCATGACCGCAGAGGAAGCCAAAGAGAAGATCATCGCAGAAGAACAGGACCTTGAACTCAGGCAGTTTGCGATCGTCGACCGGCATGGCAATACGGCTGCATTTTCAGGTGAGCGGTGCGAAGGCTACTATAACCATTTCGAAGGGGATGGATTTGTCGTGGCCGGCAACATGCTGGTGAATGAAAAGACGCTGACGGACATGAAACGCACATACGAAATCCATTCCGACCTGGAACTCTCGGAACGGCTGCTGCGCGTCCTCCAGGCCGGACAGAGGGCAGGAGGTGACAAGCGCGGAAAACAGTCTGCAGCACTCAAAGTATATGACACGGAAGACTATCCGCTCGTCGATCTCCGTGTCGATGAACATGAAGACCCCGTGGCGGAACTCACGCGCGTGTATGATGTCACCAGGGAAGAACTCTTCCCGTTCATGCCACAGATGCCGACAAAACAGGATCCAGGCGGCAGCTTTAACCCGGATGAGGTGTAG
- a CDS encoding glucose 1-dehydrogenase, which produces MGKLDGKVILMTGAASGLGQAAAVYAAEEGARLSLVDLNAEALEETQNLVKEKNSNADVLLITADVSDEAAVKNYVDQTVEEFGRIDGFFNNAGIEGKQNLTQDYGIDEFRKVIDINLNGVFFGMKYVLEVMKEQGSGTIVNTASVGGIRGVGNQSGYSASKHGVVGLTRNSAVEYGEYGISVNAIAPGAIMTAMVEGSLRQMGGENWEEAGKEFVSVNPMKRFGKPEEVAALVSFLLSQESEFINGTVIPIDGGQSYKY; this is translated from the coding sequence ATGGGTAAACTTGATGGAAAAGTCATTCTCATGACAGGTGCAGCAAGCGGGCTCGGCCAGGCGGCCGCGGTCTATGCAGCAGAGGAAGGCGCGAGACTGTCGCTCGTCGACCTGAATGCTGAAGCACTTGAAGAGACGCAGAATCTCGTTAAGGAAAAGAATTCAAATGCCGATGTACTGCTGATTACAGCAGATGTTTCCGATGAAGCGGCAGTGAAGAACTACGTCGACCAGACGGTCGAGGAATTCGGGCGCATCGACGGATTCTTCAACAACGCCGGCATCGAAGGGAAACAGAACCTCACGCAGGACTACGGCATCGACGAGTTCAGGAAGGTCATCGACATCAACCTGAACGGCGTGTTCTTCGGCATGAAATATGTGCTTGAAGTCATGAAGGAACAGGGCTCCGGCACAATCGTCAATACCGCCTCCGTCGGCGGCATCCGCGGCGTCGGCAACCAGTCCGGCTATTCCGCAAGCAAGCACGGCGTCGTCGGGCTCACACGCAACTCCGCCGTCGAATACGGTGAATACGGCATCAGCGTCAACGCCATCGCGCCAGGCGCCATCATGACCGCCATGGTCGAAGGCTCACTGCGTCAGATGGGCGGCGAGAACTGGGAAGAGGCAGGTAAGGAGTTCGTCAGCGTCAATCCGATGAAGCGCTTCGGTAAACCCGAAGAAGTCGCTGCTCTCGTTTCCTTCCTGCTCAGCCAGGAATCCGAGTTCATCAACGGCACGGTCATCCCGATCGACGGTGGCCAGTCGTACAAATATTAG
- a CDS encoding dihydrodipicolinate synthase family protein — MLTEKFHVAVPTAFFDDESLNIEGTMDHIRNLHGQGVKSVLVSGTTGEQHSTNLQEKLEMVNALEQEEVLISSMEIIFGVASIRQKEAEQLAEAVRETKMAGIMLGYPPYVRPSQAEALAYSKRLIELAGKPVILYNNPGRTGFDLTAESIIELARLDSVIGIKDAGDREKIERVKKDQHGKDLYFYAGGEGNLEEKTTYGYDRLSSMAGNVAPAEIREWFEGLVTGQEAGAKENGRVKKILEEVYEGNAVVNLKRLLNQAGASMGGCRAPIGNAGG, encoded by the coding sequence ATGCTGACAGAAAAATTTCATGTTGCGGTTCCGACCGCTTTTTTTGACGATGAATCCTTGAATATCGAAGGGACGATGGACCATATCCGAAACCTGCATGGACAGGGTGTCAAATCGGTGCTCGTCTCCGGGACGACCGGAGAGCAGCACAGCACGAACCTCCAAGAGAAGCTTGAAATGGTGAATGCGCTGGAGCAGGAGGAAGTGCTCATCAGCAGTATGGAGATCATATTCGGTGTCGCATCAATCAGACAGAAGGAAGCGGAGCAGCTGGCTGAAGCGGTGCGTGAAACAAAAATGGCCGGCATCATGCTCGGCTACCCGCCTTATGTCCGGCCGTCACAGGCGGAGGCGCTGGCCTATTCAAAGCGCCTCATCGAGCTGGCCGGCAAACCGGTCATCCTCTACAACAACCCGGGCAGGACCGGGTTCGACCTGACGGCGGAAAGCATTATTGAACTTGCCAGGCTGGATTCCGTCATCGGCATAAAGGACGCCGGCGACAGGGAGAAGATCGAACGGGTCAAAAAGGATCAGCACGGGAAGGATCTTTATTTCTATGCCGGCGGGGAAGGGAACCTTGAGGAGAAGACGACATACGGATATGACCGTCTATCCTCCATGGCAGGAAATGTCGCCCCGGCAGAAATCAGGGAATGGTTCGAAGGTCTCGTCACCGGACAGGAAGCCGGTGCAAAGGAGAATGGACGTGTGAAGAAAATCCTGGAAGAGGTATATGAGGGTAATGCCGTCGTGAACCTGAAAAGATTGCTCAACCAGGCGGGTGCATCGATGGGTGGATGCAGAGCACCGATCGGCAATGCAGGAGGCTGA
- a CDS encoding PPK2 family polyphosphate kinase, with protein sequence MNLDDYRLTGNRKIDLGEIPTTEGKTDENEKIRDEVIPPLVDRLQLLHQKLNAEEKHGILVVLQALDAAGKDESISYIFSNLNAQGLKVTTFGKPTEVEQKHDYLWRMMPALPARGEIGILNRSHYEEVIAPRVHDNVLLDGDYPAGVDEESIWPMRYKQIKNYEKYLHDNNIHVVKFFFHMSKDEQKRRLVERMKDPDKQHEFSFSDVEEREYWDKYQEVFEDMLNETSTEYSPWYVLPADDEWHTRRLVNEAMIDLMEKLDPKFPEMTGEDKKKLEEYIEKLENE encoded by the coding sequence ATGAATTTAGATGATTATAGACTGACAGGAAACAGGAAAATAGATCTTGGAGAAATCCCTACCACCGAGGGCAAGACGGATGAAAATGAAAAGATCAGGGACGAAGTCATACCACCGCTTGTCGACCGGCTCCAGCTCCTGCATCAGAAGCTGAATGCCGAGGAGAAGCATGGGATACTCGTTGTGCTGCAGGCACTTGATGCCGCTGGGAAGGACGAGTCCATCAGCTACATCTTCTCGAATTTGAACGCACAGGGCCTTAAGGTCACGACATTCGGCAAACCGACCGAAGTGGAACAGAAGCACGACTACCTGTGGCGCATGATGCCGGCGCTCCCCGCCCGCGGTGAGATCGGCATATTGAACCGTTCGCACTATGAGGAGGTCATCGCCCCGCGGGTGCATGACAATGTACTGCTTGATGGGGACTATCCGGCGGGTGTCGATGAGGAATCCATCTGGCCCATGCGGTACAAACAGATCAAGAATTATGAGAAATACCTTCACGACAACAACATCCACGTTGTGAAATTCTTCTTCCACATGTCGAAGGACGAGCAGAAGAGGCGCCTGGTTGAACGCATGAAGGATCCGGACAAGCAGCACGAATTCTCCTTCTCCGATGTCGAGGAACGGGAATATTGGGATAAATATCAGGAGGTGTTCGAGGATATGCTGAACGAAACATCCACCGAATATTCCCCTTGGTATGTCCTCCCCGCCGATGACGAGTGGCATACACGCCGGCTCGTCAATGAAGCCATGATTGACCTGATGGAGAAGCTCGATCCGAAATTCCCGGAAATGACCGGCGAGGACAAGAAGAAACTCGAGGAGTATATAGAGAAGCTTGAGAATGAATAG
- the ric gene encoding iron-sulfur cluster repair di-iron protein yields the protein MTTVNREMWVSEIVKEIPKSADIFRKNRIDYCCGGKMPISQAVEERGLDLEGMLEEINHIEQHEAAGIQPKYLDEKGIVKFIQNRYHQELMDEFAALTPYVTKLARKHGPNEPHLVRIQELYRILKHEMVEHTEDEDQNVFPMIIEFMENPTPELAEKVRPHVSELEGEHEAVGDILKEIRDITSDFTPHANACGTYRLVYARLEKLEKDTFDHVHLENHELFERVRKAI from the coding sequence ATGACTACAGTAAACCGTGAGATGTGGGTCAGCGAAATCGTCAAGGAAATTCCGAAGAGTGCAGATATATTCAGGAAAAACAGAATCGACTACTGCTGTGGCGGCAAGATGCCGATATCCCAGGCAGTGGAGGAGCGTGGACTGGACCTCGAGGGCATGCTTGAGGAGATCAACCATATCGAGCAGCATGAAGCGGCCGGCATTCAGCCGAAGTATCTGGATGAGAAGGGGATCGTGAAGTTCATCCAGAACAGGTACCACCAGGAGCTGATGGACGAGTTTGCGGCCCTGACACCGTATGTGACGAAGCTTGCCCGCAAGCATGGGCCGAATGAACCGCATCTGGTGAGAATACAGGAGCTGTATCGGATACTGAAGCATGAAATGGTCGAGCATACGGAAGACGAGGATCAAAATGTATTTCCGATGATCATCGAATTCATGGAAAACCCGACACCTGAATTGGCTGAAAAAGTGCGGCCGCATGTGAGTGAGCTCGAAGGGGAGCATGAAGCTGTGGGAGATATCCTGAAGGAAATCCGTGACATTACAAGCGACTTTACGCCGCACGCCAATGCATGCGGGACGTATAGACTTGTGTATGCGCGGCTCGAAAAGCTTGAAAAGGACACATTCGACCACGTACATCTGGAGAACCACGAATTGTTCGAGCGTGTCAGAAAAGCAATCTAA
- a CDS encoding aldehyde dehydrogenase family protein — MTDLKPTGELKPRVKEFLDQLEGFFIDGEYVKSASGKTFDVVDPATEEVIVTLSEAQEEDVDHAVEAARKAFDEGPWTRMEAAERERMIYKFADLLEAHREELAQLEALDNGKPYHVALEDDVDGTVQHFRYYAGWATKIFGKTTNVSPDYVTYTLHEPVGVVGQIIPWNFPLAMAGWKMGAALAAGCTIVIKPAAETPLSLLYIGQLFNEAGFPKGVVNIIAGSGSVAGGALNVHPKVDKLAFTGSTKTGSTIMRNAADNVTGVTLELGGKSPSIVLEDADLESSLDGIFDGTMYNHGQNCSATTRVFVQRPIYEKVIEEMKRRAEAVKLGPGIESSTDMGPLVSKKQLDTVMGYIEKGKEENARLITGGNHTGDKGYFVEPTIFADVEDDMTIAKEEIFGPVMSILPFDTVDEVIARANASEYGLAASVWTENIRTGHYISGKLESGTVWINDFGLEWETMPFGGYKKSGVGREMGGDYGISNYIEVKSVFVNMKQK, encoded by the coding sequence ATGACAGATCTAAAGCCAACAGGAGAACTGAAACCGAGAGTAAAGGAATTCCTCGATCAGCTGGAAGGCTTCTTCATTGATGGGGAGTATGTCAAAAGCGCAAGCGGCAAGACATTTGATGTGGTCGATCCGGCAACAGAGGAAGTAATCGTGACGCTCAGTGAAGCACAGGAGGAGGATGTGGACCATGCGGTGGAAGCGGCGAGAAAGGCGTTTGACGAAGGGCCGTGGACGCGGATGGAAGCCGCGGAGCGGGAGCGTATGATCTATAAGTTCGCAGACCTTCTGGAAGCACACCGTGAGGAGCTGGCACAGCTCGAGGCACTGGATAACGGGAAACCGTATCATGTCGCATTGGAGGATGATGTCGACGGCACCGTCCAGCATTTCCGCTATTACGCCGGCTGGGCGACGAAGATATTCGGCAAGACGACGAATGTTTCTCCGGACTACGTCACCTACACACTTCATGAACCGGTCGGTGTCGTGGGACAGATCATTCCATGGAACTTCCCACTTGCGATGGCAGGCTGGAAAATGGGGGCGGCACTGGCTGCCGGGTGTACAATCGTCATCAAGCCGGCAGCCGAAACACCGCTGTCGCTACTCTATATCGGCCAGCTGTTCAATGAAGCCGGGTTCCCTAAAGGCGTCGTCAACATCATTGCCGGCTCCGGCAGTGTGGCGGGTGGTGCACTCAATGTGCATCCGAAAGTCGACAAGCTCGCGTTTACCGGGTCGACGAAGACAGGCAGTACCATCATGAGGAATGCAGCGGACAATGTTACGGGTGTGACGCTAGAGCTCGGCGGCAAGTCCCCGAGCATCGTACTCGAGGATGCGGATCTTGAGAGCTCGCTCGATGGCATTTTCGATGGCACGATGTATAATCACGGGCAGAACTGCAGTGCGACGACACGTGTATTCGTCCAGCGTCCGATATATGAAAAAGTCATAGAGGAAATGAAGCGCAGGGCGGAAGCGGTGAAACTCGGTCCCGGCATCGAATCTTCGACCGACATGGGCCCGCTCGTTTCCAAAAAGCAGCTGGATACTGTCATGGGGTATATAGAAAAAGGGAAGGAAGAGAATGCACGGCTCATCACGGGCGGCAACCATACCGGTGATAAAGGCTATTTCGTCGAACCGACGATATTCGCTGATGTGGAAGATGACATGACGATTGCGAAAGAGGAGATCTTCGGCCCCGTCATGTCGATCCTGCCATTCGATACCGTCGATGAAGTGATTGCACGTGCGAATGCAAGCGAGTATGGCCTTGCCGCAAGCGTCTGGACGGAGAACATCCGTACCGGCCACTATATTTCCGGCAAGCTCGAGAGCGGCACCGTATGGATCAACGACTTCGGCCTCGAGTGGGAAACAATGCCGTTCGGCGGCTACAAGAAGTCCGGTGTCGGCAGGGAGATGGGCGGCGACTATGGCATTTCCAACTATATCGAAGTGAAGAGCGTGTTTGTGAATATGAAACAGAAATGA
- a CDS encoding O-methyltransferase: MEAQKMEETWKAVDEYFEEKLETTDDTMEHILKETDDAGMRHIEVSKAHGKMLYLMAKMVDAKSILEIGTLGGFSTVWLARALPEGGRMATIEADPNHAEVARRNIASADLPGSVDVIEGQALDRLPKLMERGYSRFDLIFIDADKENNTEYLKWALKFSNKGSVIIVDNVVRQGRIIDDTEEKAVPYIRQMFDMLERDDRIETTAIQTVGQKGYDGFLMGVVK; this comes from the coding sequence ATGGAGGCTCAGAAAATGGAAGAGACATGGAAGGCAGTCGATGAATATTTCGAAGAGAAGCTCGAGACGACGGATGACACGATGGAGCATATATTGAAAGAGACCGATGATGCAGGCATGCGGCACATCGAAGTGTCGAAGGCACATGGCAAGATGCTTTACCTGATGGCAAAGATGGTCGATGCCAAATCCATCCTTGAGATTGGCACCCTCGGCGGCTTCAGCACTGTATGGCTTGCCCGTGCACTGCCGGAGGGCGGCCGCATGGCGACGATTGAAGCGGATCCGAATCATGCAGAAGTGGCGCGCAGGAACATCGCCTCAGCCGATCTGCCTGGATCAGTGGATGTCATCGAAGGGCAGGCACTCGACAGGCTGCCGAAGCTGATGGAGCGTGGATATTCGCGTTTCGACCTCATCTTCATTGATGCAGACAAGGAGAACAATACGGAATACCTCAAATGGGCTCTGAAATTCTCCAACAAGGGCAGCGTCATCATCGTCGATAATGTCGTCCGGCAGGGACGGATCATCGATGACACGGAAGAGAAGGCCGTGCCGTATATCCGTCAGATGTTCGATATGCTGGAGCGTGATGACCGCATCGAGACGACCGCCATCCAGACTGTCGGCCAGAAGGGGTATGACGGCTTCCTGATGGGTGTTGTGAAATAG
- a CDS encoding haloacid dehalogenase-like hydrolase, with protein MKRLLDCNASDFIKMTGQDLKQSIKASEGRTMLAETMAAVPPLYPDVTNAELTASFGADLLLFNVFDVFHPEVQGFTPREPDQVIHEIKNLIGRPVGLNLEPVDLAAEQIETLNAVDRGRIASEEALAQAKALGFDFICLTGNPKTGVTNAEITNAISRARKIFGSDALIIAGKMHGAGVTSETGSGIISESALDAFVDAGADVILMPSPGTVPGITTEDAQKYVSYVHSKGALAMLTIGTSQEGADESTIRQIAIAAKMAGADIHHIGDAGCYGIAVPENIMTYAITIRGRRHTYVRMARSINR; from the coding sequence ATGAAAAGACTGCTTGACTGCAACGCTTCCGACTTCATTAAAATGACGGGACAGGATCTGAAACAATCGATCAAGGCAAGCGAAGGCCGCACCATGCTGGCTGAAACGATGGCGGCCGTACCCCCGCTCTATCCGGATGTCACGAATGCGGAACTCACCGCATCATTCGGCGCCGATCTGCTGCTCTTCAACGTATTCGATGTATTCCACCCTGAAGTCCAAGGCTTCACCCCACGAGAACCGGATCAGGTCATCCATGAAATAAAGAATCTCATCGGCAGACCGGTCGGCCTCAATCTCGAGCCGGTCGATCTCGCTGCCGAACAGATTGAAACGCTTAATGCCGTGGACCGGGGACGCATCGCTTCAGAGGAGGCGCTCGCACAGGCGAAGGCACTCGGCTTCGACTTCATCTGCCTCACCGGCAACCCGAAGACCGGCGTGACGAACGCCGAAATTACGAATGCCATCAGCCGTGCACGCAAAATCTTCGGCAGTGACGCGCTCATCATCGCTGGCAAGATGCATGGCGCCGGTGTGACGAGTGAAACCGGCAGCGGCATCATCTCCGAATCTGCTCTCGACGCCTTCGTCGATGCCGGCGCAGACGTCATCCTTATGCCGTCACCCGGAACAGTGCCGGGCATCACCACCGAAGACGCACAGAAATATGTTTCATATGTCCATTCGAAAGGCGCGCTCGCCATGCTCACCATCGGGACCAGCCAGGAAGGTGCAGATGAATCGACCATCCGCCAGATCGCTATCGCTGCCAAAATGGCCGGGGCAGACATCCACCATATCGGTGACGCGGGATGCTACGGCATCGCGGTGCCCGAGAACATCATGACATACGCCATCACAATCCGGGGGCGCCGTCATACCTATGTACGCATGGCCCGCTCCATCAATCGCTAG
- a CDS encoding MFS transporter codes for MNKDHGLDVYIGNPDKKARLYRRTLLIVVISQIFGGAGLAAGITVGALLAQDMLGTDSLAGLPVGLFTLGSALAAFLVGRLSQRMGRRTGLAAGFMAGGLGAAGVVAAAIMESPMLLFTSFFIYGAGTATNLQARYAGTDLAEKHQRATSVSIAMVSTTLGAVAGPNLVGVMGDFARMINVPELAGPFILAGAAFITAGLVLLLFLRPDPFKVARVLEAERQRVGTIDETERTENDQRGIVLAALIMVVTQIVMVAVMTMTPVHMGNHGHDLGAIGMVIGFHIAGMYLPSLFTGILIDKIGRVAMTIAAAVILLIAGIIAAVAPGESLAMMAISLTLLGVGWNLGLISGTTILVDATVPDSRAKTQGTVDVLIALSGAAGGALSGIVAAGAGFGFLSIAGGVLALGLIPALYLMHPEKN; via the coding sequence ATGAATAAAGATCACGGGCTCGATGTATACATAGGCAATCCAGACAAGAAGGCAAGGCTGTACCGGCGGACGCTCCTGATCGTCGTCATATCGCAGATCTTCGGCGGGGCGGGTCTGGCTGCGGGCATCACGGTCGGCGCACTGCTGGCGCAGGATATGCTCGGCACGGATTCACTGGCGGGGCTCCCGGTCGGACTGTTCACGCTCGGCTCCGCACTGGCGGCCTTCCTCGTTGGGCGTCTGTCGCAGAGAATGGGGCGCCGGACGGGTCTCGCGGCAGGATTCATGGCCGGAGGACTCGGCGCTGCGGGTGTCGTTGCAGCTGCGATAATGGAGAGTCCGATGCTGCTGTTCACCTCGTTCTTCATCTATGGTGCCGGCACGGCGACGAACCTGCAGGCGCGCTATGCCGGGACGGATCTGGCTGAGAAGCACCAGCGGGCGACTTCCGTCAGCATCGCCATGGTGAGTACGACACTCGGTGCCGTGGCCGGGCCGAACCTTGTCGGGGTGATGGGCGATTTTGCACGAATGATCAACGTGCCGGAACTCGCGGGCCCATTCATCCTGGCGGGTGCGGCATTCATCACGGCAGGGCTCGTACTGCTCCTATTCCTGCGTCCGGATCCGTTCAAGGTGGCCCGGGTACTCGAAGCGGAGCGTCAAAGAGTCGGAACCATCGATGAGACGGAGCGGACGGAAAACGATCAGCGCGGCATCGTGCTCGCCGCCCTCATCATGGTAGTGACGCAGATCGTCATGGTGGCTGTGATGACGATGACACCTGTACATATGGGGAACCACGGCCATGATCTCGGTGCGATCGGGATGGTCATCGGTTTCCATATTGCGGGCATGTATCTGCCGTCGCTCTTCACCGGCATACTGATTGACAAAATCGGCCGGGTGGCGATGACCATTGCAGCGGCTGTCATCCTGCTTATCGCAGGCATCATTGCAGCGGTCGCACCAGGGGAGTCACTTGCCATGATGGCCATTTCCCTGACGCTGCTCGGCGTCGGGTGGAATCTCGGCCTCATCAGCGGAACGACGATCCTGGTCGATGCGACGGTACCCGATTCCCGGGCGAAGACGCAGGGGACGGTGGATGTGCTGATTGCGCTCTCGGGCGCAGCAGGCGGGGCGCTGTCCGGCATCGTGGCCGCTGGCGCCGGATTCGGCTTCCTGTCCATCGCCGGCGGAGTGCTGGCACTTGGCCTCATACCGGCACTTTATCTGATGCATCCAGAAAAAAATTGA